One Bos indicus isolate NIAB-ARS_2022 breed Sahiwal x Tharparkar chromosome 22, NIAB-ARS_B.indTharparkar_mat_pri_1.0, whole genome shotgun sequence DNA window includes the following coding sequences:
- the DNAJB8 gene encoding dnaJ homolog subfamily B member 8, translated as MANYYEVLGVQASASPEDIKKAYRKLALRWHPDKNPDNKEEAEKKFKQVSEAYEVLSDSKKRSLYDRAGCDGWRLGGTGSPHGSPFGGGYTFRNPEDIFREFFGGLDPFSFDFWDAPFGSERGARGHGLRGAFSAGFGEFPAFMEAFSAFDSLGRGGAGRTTFSSTSFGGSGSGGSGFKSVMSSTEIVNGHKVTTKRIVENGQERVEVEEDGQLTSVTINGKEQLKRVDSK; from the coding sequence ATGGCTAACTACTACGAAGTGCTCGGGGTGCAGGCCAGCGCCTCCCCGGAGGACATCAAGAAGGCCTACCGCAAGCTGGCCCTGCGCTGGCACCCCGACAAGAACCCTGACAACAAGGAGGAGGCCGAGAAGAAGTTCAAGCAGGTGTCCGAGGCCTACGAGGTCCTGTCCGACTCCAAGAAGCGCTCGCTGTACGACCGCGCGGGCTGCGACGGCTGGCGGCTCGGCGGGACCGGCTCCCCGCACGGCAGCCCCTTCGGCGGCGGCTACACCTTCCGCAACCCGGAGGACATCTTCCGTGAGTTCTTCGGCGGCCTGGACCCCTTCTCCTTCGACTTCTGGGATGCGCCCTTCGGCAGCGAGCGCGGGGCCCGGGGCCACGGGCTGCGCGGGGCCTTCTCGGCCGGCTTCGGCGAGTTCCCCGCCTTCATGGAGGCCTTCTCGGCCTTTGACAGCCTGGGCCGCGGGGGCGCCGGCCGGACCACCTTCTCGTCCACGTCCTTCGGCGGCTCCGGCTCGGGCGGCTCCGGGTTCAAATCGGTGATGTCGTCCACCGAGATCGTCAACGGCCACAAGGTCACCACCAAGCGCATCGTGGAGAACGGGCAGGAGCGcgtggaggtggaggaggacgGGCAGCTCACGTCGGTGACCATCAACGGCAAGGAGCAGCTCAAACGCGTGGACAGCAAGTAG